A window of the Pseudomonas furukawaii genome harbors these coding sequences:
- a CDS encoding M61 metallopeptidase family protein, translating to MFARPPLLLSALLLTLSAPLWAAKRVDLDYRVRFLPESDQAEVSLVLEKGDSVRSLRFNLGDKGYYSDFESSGGWNQDDPGHGTWVPGEGKASLTYRVRISHPRGDGRFDARMTPDWALLRGDDLVPAATLDMVDGTELVSRLEFELPKDWKSVETGWTRVGKNRFRIDNPERLFDRPTGWIIAGKLGSRRATLGNTDITVSAPVGEQMRRMDILTLMTYIWPYAREVFPREPGKLLIVGANDPMWRGGLSGPNSLFMHSARPLVSENGTSSLVHELVHVLSRIDDTDRSDWITEGVAEYYAIELLRRSGGLGDDRYESVRKHLRQWSRKVDSLRGEHATGPVTARAVLLMQDLDKEIRLRTDGKHSMDDVTRALMRLDKASTRDFIEISENLMGGASDVLDSKLLR from the coding sequence ATGTTCGCCCGTCCCCCGCTGCTGCTGTCTGCCCTCCTGCTGACCCTGAGCGCCCCGCTATGGGCCGCCAAGCGGGTCGATCTCGACTATCGGGTGCGTTTCCTGCCCGAGAGCGACCAGGCCGAGGTCAGCCTGGTGCTGGAGAAGGGCGACAGCGTCCGCAGCCTGCGCTTCAACCTGGGCGACAAGGGCTACTACAGCGACTTCGAGTCCAGCGGTGGCTGGAACCAGGACGACCCCGGCCACGGCACCTGGGTGCCGGGCGAGGGCAAGGCCAGCCTGACCTACAGGGTGCGCATCAGCCATCCGCGTGGGGACGGCCGTTTCGATGCCCGCATGACCCCGGACTGGGCCCTGTTGCGGGGGGACGACCTGGTGCCCGCAGCGACCCTCGACATGGTGGATGGCACCGAGCTGGTATCGCGTCTGGAGTTCGAGCTGCCCAAGGACTGGAAGTCGGTGGAGACCGGCTGGACCCGGGTCGGCAAGAATCGCTTCCGCATCGACAACCCCGAGCGCCTGTTCGATCGCCCCACCGGCTGGATCATCGCCGGCAAGCTGGGCAGCCGCCGCGCCACCCTGGGTAACACCGACATTACCGTCAGCGCGCCGGTGGGCGAGCAGATGCGGCGCATGGATATCCTCACCCTGATGACCTACATCTGGCCCTATGCCCGCGAAGTCTTCCCCCGCGAGCCGGGCAAGCTGCTCATCGTCGGGGCCAACGACCCCATGTGGCGGGGCGGGTTGTCCGGCCCCAACTCCCTCTTCATGCATTCGGCGCGCCCGCTGGTCAGCGAGAACGGCACCAGTTCGCTGGTCCATGAGCTGGTCCATGTGCTCAGTCGCATCGACGACACCGATCGCAGCGACTGGATCACCGAAGGCGTCGCCGAGTACTACGCCATCGAGCTGTTGCGACGCTCCGGTGGCCTGGGCGACGACCGCTACGAGTCCGTCCGCAAGCATCTGCGCCAGTGGAGCCGCAAGGTGGACAGCCTGCGTGGCGAGCACGCCACCGGCCCGGTGACCGCCCGCGCCGTCCTGCTGATGCAGGACCTGGACAAGGAAATCCGCCTGCGCACCGACGGCAAGCACTCCATGGACGACGTCACCCGCGCCCTGATGCGCCTGGACAAGGCCAGCACCCGGGATTTCATCGAGATCAGCGAAAACCTCATGGGCGGCGCCTCGGACGTGCTGGACAGCAAGCTCCTGCGCTGA
- a CDS encoding YcgN family cysteine cluster protein: MAAKVEPFWKRKTLDQLDQEEWESLCDGCGLCCLQKLEDEDDGAVYYTRIACKLLDLKTCRCTDYANRRQFVADCIQLTPAQADEFRWLPPTCGYRLVAEGKDLPPWHHLVCNDPEAVHKAGISQSGRMLSENSVAEDDWEDYLIFRAG; encoded by the coding sequence ATGGCCGCCAAAGTCGAACCCTTCTGGAAGCGCAAGACCCTCGATCAGCTCGATCAGGAGGAATGGGAATCCCTCTGCGATGGCTGCGGCCTCTGCTGCCTGCAGAAACTCGAGGACGAGGACGACGGCGCCGTCTACTACACGCGCATCGCCTGCAAGCTGCTGGACCTCAAGACCTGCCGTTGCACCGACTACGCCAACCGCCGCCAGTTCGTCGCCGACTGCATCCAGCTCACGCCGGCGCAGGCCGACGAGTTCCGCTGGCTGCCGCCCACCTGCGGCTATCGCCTGGTGGCCGAGGGCAAGGACCTGCCGCCCTGGCACCACCTCGTCTGCAACGACCCGGAAGCGGTACACAAGGCGGGCATCTCCCAGTCCGGCCGCATGCTCAGCGAGAACAGCGTGGCCGAGGACGACTGGGAGGATTACCTGATTTTTCGCGCGGGATGA
- a CDS encoding D-2-hydroxyacid dehydrogenase — translation MNILIAEEEFALYSDLLRSQPGLQLHGGADAAALREAAAVCPIWLGEPVIMAELLRQGCKPAWMQSTWAGITPLLAADLPHDYPLTRAVGIFGQVMAEYVLTYLLAHQRRLLERVAAQAERRWDNRLPHSLAGKRVLVVGAGDIGQSVAGFLDPFGVELHGIARAPRPLEPFERVFGMECLAEQMAWADCVVNLLPDTPATRDVYDAALFACMRPTALFINAGRGVAVVDQDLVAALAAGQLAGAVIDVCREEPLPAWHPFWSAPNLLVTGHSSAPTLPSAMVALFLDNLERYRSGKPLRGWVSFERGY, via the coding sequence ATGAACATCCTGATCGCGGAAGAGGAGTTCGCCCTCTACAGCGACCTGCTGCGCAGCCAGCCCGGTCTGCAACTGCATGGCGGCGCCGACGCGGCGGCGCTGCGGGAGGCTGCGGCGGTATGCCCGATCTGGCTTGGCGAACCGGTGATCATGGCGGAACTGCTGCGCCAGGGATGCAAGCCCGCGTGGATGCAGTCCACCTGGGCGGGCATCACCCCGCTGCTGGCCGCCGACCTGCCCCATGACTACCCCTTGACCCGCGCCGTGGGCATCTTCGGCCAGGTCATGGCCGAGTACGTGCTCACCTACCTGCTGGCCCATCAGCGCCGCCTGCTGGAGCGGGTCGCGGCCCAGGCCGAGCGGCGCTGGGACAACCGCCTGCCCCACAGCCTGGCGGGCAAGCGGGTGCTGGTGGTGGGCGCCGGGGATATCGGCCAGAGCGTGGCGGGCTTCCTCGATCCCTTCGGTGTCGAACTCCACGGCATCGCCCGCGCGCCCCGGCCGCTGGAGCCCTTCGAGCGGGTATTCGGCATGGAGTGCCTGGCCGAACAGATGGCCTGGGCGGATTGCGTGGTCAACCTGCTGCCGGATACGCCGGCCACCCGCGATGTCTATGACGCTGCACTGTTCGCCTGCATGCGCCCGACGGCGCTGTTCATCAATGCCGGGCGCGGCGTGGCGGTGGTGGACCAGGACCTGGTGGCGGCGCTCGCGGCCGGACAACTGGCCGGCGCGGTGATCGACGTCTGCCGGGAAGAGCCGCTGCCGGCCTGGCACCCCTTCTGGAGCGCCCCCAACCTGCTGGTCACCGGCCACAGTTCGGCGCCGACGCTGCCCAGCGCCATGGTTGCGCTGTTCCTCGACAACCTCGAACGCTATCGCAGCGGCAAGCCCTTGCGGGGCTGGGTGAGTTTCGAGCGGGGCTACTGA
- a CDS encoding YcgL domain-containing protein, translating to MKRICSIYKSLRKNEMYLYVDKREALSRVPEALLGAFGPAQHSFDLVLTPERKLAREDIGKVLENIEKQGFHLQMPPGEEEYIEHLPEELLRMNDPI from the coding sequence ATGAAACGTATCTGCTCCATCTACAAAAGCCTGCGCAAGAACGAGATGTACCTCTACGTCGACAAGCGCGAGGCCCTGTCTCGCGTGCCCGAGGCCCTGCTGGGCGCCTTCGGTCCGGCGCAGCACAGCTTCGACCTGGTGCTCACGCCCGAGCGCAAGCTGGCTCGGGAAGACATCGGGAAAGTCCTGGAGAACATCGAGAAGCAGGGCTTCCACCTGCAGATGCCGCCGGGGGAGGAGGAGTACATCGAGCACCTGCCGGAAGAGCTGTTGCGGATGAACGACCCCATCTGA
- the rnd gene encoding ribonuclease D produces MAIDIIWIRDDAALARHCTEWRRLPFVALDTEFMRVDTFYPKAGLVQVGDGERAFVIDPLLIGDWTPFAELLEDRAVLKVLHACSEDLEVFQRLTGALPQPLLDTQLAAGYLGIGYSMGYSRLVQAVLGIELPKDETRSDWLQRPLTEMQVRYAAEDVQHLAELYVALESRLTEPKRAWVLEDGAEMVANLRREVLPDELYREAKLGWKLTRNQLAVLRVLYAWRETEARLRDQPRNRILREHSLWPLARFQPDNLVSLARIDDMHPRTVRQDGNTLLNLIREAAATPPESWPEALPDPLPPEAAPLLKQLRAIGQAEAERLGMAPELMLRKKHLEALLKSGFPNGPYSLPDGLRGWRRELMGQALLDALA; encoded by the coding sequence GTGGCCATCGACATTATCTGGATCCGCGACGACGCCGCGCTGGCTCGACACTGCACCGAATGGCGGCGCCTGCCCTTCGTAGCCCTGGACACCGAGTTCATGCGGGTCGACACCTTCTACCCCAAGGCCGGCCTGGTGCAGGTGGGGGATGGTGAGCGTGCCTTCGTCATCGACCCGCTGCTGATCGGTGACTGGACGCCCTTCGCCGAGCTGTTGGAGGATCGTGCCGTGCTCAAGGTCCTGCACGCGTGCAGCGAGGACCTGGAAGTCTTCCAGCGCCTGACCGGCGCGCTGCCCCAGCCGCTGCTGGACACCCAGCTGGCCGCAGGCTACCTGGGCATCGGCTACTCCATGGGCTATTCGCGTCTGGTGCAGGCAGTGCTCGGCATCGAGCTGCCCAAGGACGAGACCCGTTCCGACTGGCTGCAGCGACCCTTGACCGAGATGCAGGTGCGTTATGCCGCCGAGGACGTGCAGCACCTGGCGGAACTCTATGTCGCCCTGGAGTCGCGGCTGACCGAACCGAAACGCGCCTGGGTGCTGGAAGACGGCGCCGAAATGGTCGCCAACCTGCGTCGTGAGGTGCTGCCGGACGAGCTCTACCGCGAGGCCAAGCTGGGCTGGAAACTCACCCGTAACCAACTGGCCGTGCTGCGGGTGCTCTACGCCTGGCGCGAGACCGAGGCCCGCCTGCGTGACCAGCCGCGCAACCGCATCCTTCGGGAGCACAGCCTGTGGCCCCTGGCGCGATTCCAGCCGGACAACCTGGTGTCCCTGGCGCGAATCGACGACATGCACCCCCGCACCGTGCGCCAGGACGGCAATACCCTGCTTAACTTGATCCGCGAGGCCGCCGCCACGCCGCCGGAGAGCTGGCCCGAGGCGCTGCCCGATCCCCTGCCGCCGGAGGCCGCGCCGCTGTTGAAGCAGCTCCGTGCCATCGGCCAGGCCGAAGCCGAGCGCCTGGGCATGGCGCCCGAGCTGATGCTGCGCAAGAAGCACCTGGAAGCCCTGCTGAAAAGCGGCTTCCCCAACGGCCCCTACAGCCTGCCCGACGGCCTGCGTGGCTGGCGCCGCGAGCTGATGGGCCAGGCCCTGCTGGACGCCCTGGCCTGA
- the dapA gene encoding 4-hydroxy-tetrahydrodipicolinate synthase encodes MPVFSGIWVALVTPFNDGAVDFPALRHLARHLLDEGAAGLVVCGTTGEAAALSKAEQLAVLDALLEDIPGERLVMGLAGNNLAELLAFQAEVQRRPVAGLLVPAPYYIRPSQAGLLAWFETIADAASVPVILYDIPYRTGVRLELETLRRLARHPRIRAIKDCGGNAEVTQALIADGQLDVLTGEDNQILSTLCLGGSGAISAASHIRTRDFAALVERVTAGDLEAARAIFRSLQPLLRLAFAEPNPAPVKTLLAMRGLIRDELRAPMLPSSEALRERLRTELA; translated from the coding sequence ATGCCTGTGTTTTCCGGTATCTGGGTTGCCCTGGTAACCCCCTTCAACGACGGAGCCGTCGATTTTCCCGCCCTGCGCCACCTGGCACGCCACCTGCTGGATGAGGGCGCCGCCGGGCTGGTGGTCTGCGGCACCACCGGCGAGGCCGCCGCGCTGTCCAAGGCCGAGCAACTGGCGGTGCTCGACGCGCTGCTCGAGGACATCCCCGGCGAGCGCCTGGTGATGGGCCTGGCCGGCAACAACCTGGCGGAGCTGCTGGCCTTCCAGGCCGAGGTGCAGCGCCGCCCCGTCGCCGGCCTGTTGGTGCCCGCTCCTTATTACATCCGGCCGTCCCAGGCGGGCCTGCTGGCCTGGTTCGAAACCATTGCCGACGCCGCCAGCGTGCCGGTGATCCTCTACGACATTCCCTACCGCACCGGCGTTCGCCTGGAGCTGGAAACCCTGCGGCGACTGGCGCGCCACCCGCGCATCCGGGCCATCAAGGACTGCGGCGGCAATGCCGAGGTGACCCAGGCGCTGATCGCCGACGGCCAACTGGACGTGCTGACCGGCGAGGACAACCAGATCCTCAGCACCCTCTGCCTGGGCGGCAGCGGCGCCATTTCGGCGGCTTCGCATATCCGCACCCGCGACTTCGCAGCGCTGGTGGAACGGGTGACCGCCGGGGACCTGGAGGCGGCGCGGGCGATCTTCCGATCGCTGCAGCCCTTGTTGCGCCTGGCCTTCGCCGAGCCCAACCCGGCGCCGGTGAAGACCCTGCTGGCGATGCGGGGGCTGATCCGCGACGAACTGCGCGCCCCCATGCTGCCCAGCTCGGAAGCCCTGCGCGAGCGCCTGCGCACCGAGCTCGCCTAG
- a CDS encoding SMP-30/gluconolactonase/LRE family protein has protein sequence MKKLLGLVALLIAALAVYLAVTPSPIDPLAWEAPKAPTMIGVMEPNDTLMKAELIAQGQVHGPEDTAVDAQGRVYAGLHDGRVVRIGADGQVQTFAETGGRPLGMDFDAAGNLILADAYKGLLKIDPQGRISVLATEADGVPFRFTDDLDIARDGRIYFTDASSRFEQPDYLLDLLEARPHGRLLRYDPASGKTEVLLKDLYFANGVALSAKEDFVLVNETYRYRITRYWLSGEKAGTHEVFIDNLPGLPDNLQGDRQGSFWVALPSPRKADADLLHTLPWVKAQLAKLPRLFWPKPVPYGLAIQLNENGEIIRSLHDTSGTHLRMVTSVKPVGDSLYFGSLDNDRIGKLTLH, from the coding sequence ATGAAGAAGCTGCTGGGCCTGGTCGCCCTGCTGATCGCCGCCCTGGCGGTCTACCTCGCCGTCACCCCTTCCCCCATCGATCCACTGGCCTGGGAAGCCCCGAAGGCGCCCACGATGATCGGCGTGATGGAGCCCAACGACACCCTGATGAAGGCCGAACTCATCGCCCAGGGACAGGTGCATGGGCCGGAAGACACCGCCGTCGATGCCCAGGGCCGCGTCTATGCCGGCCTGCATGACGGCCGTGTGGTGCGCATCGGCGCCGATGGCCAGGTGCAGACCTTCGCCGAGACCGGCGGCCGCCCCCTGGGCATGGACTTCGACGCCGCCGGCAACCTGATCCTTGCCGATGCCTACAAGGGCCTGCTGAAGATCGACCCGCAGGGCCGGATCAGCGTGCTCGCCACCGAAGCCGATGGCGTGCCCTTCCGCTTCACCGACGACCTGGACATCGCCCGCGATGGCCGCATCTACTTCACCGATGCCTCGAGCCGGTTCGAACAGCCCGACTACCTGCTGGACCTGCTGGAAGCCCGCCCCCACGGCCGCCTGCTGCGCTACGACCCGGCCAGCGGCAAGACCGAGGTGCTGCTCAAGGACCTCTATTTCGCCAACGGCGTGGCGCTGTCGGCCAAGGAAGACTTCGTCCTGGTGAACGAGACCTACCGCTACCGCATCACCCGCTACTGGCTGAGCGGCGAGAAAGCCGGCACCCATGAGGTGTTCATCGACAACCTGCCGGGCCTGCCGGACAACCTGCAGGGCGATCGCCAGGGCAGCTTCTGGGTCGCCCTGCCCTCCCCGCGCAAGGCCGACGCCGACCTGCTGCACACCCTGCCCTGGGTGAAAGCGCAGCTGGCCAAGCTGCCGCGCCTGTTCTGGCCCAAGCCGGTGCCTTATGGGCTGGCGATCCAGCTGAACGAGAACGGCGAGATCATCCGCAGCCTGCACGACACCAGCGGCACCCACCTGCGCATGGTCACCTCGGTGAAACCGGTGGGCGACAGCCTGTACTTCGGCAGCCTGGACAACGACCGCATCGGCAAGCTGACGCTCCACTGA
- a CDS encoding CaiB/BaiF CoA transferase family protein: protein MKGPLSSLKILDFSTLLPGPFASLLLADMGAEVLRVESPTRMDLVRLLPPHDGGQSTSHAYLNRNKRSIALDLKRPEAVEIVGRLVKEYDIVLEQFRPGVMERLGLGYEALKAINPRLIYLSITGYGQTGPYRDRAGHDINYLALSGIASYTGRRDSGPLPLGVQLADIAGGSLHGVMGLLAAVIHRQATGEGQQVDVSMTDCAFALHGMAGAGYLGAGVEPDMENQALNGGSFYDYYRTRDGRWFSVGSLEPQFMEPFCAAICRPELAAKGLSPNAEDQRALKRAIEIEFEKRDFAEWQALFAGLDACVEPMLPLSEAVEHPQIRARGLVQEVPREGQAPQRQIACPIKFSAGLPPPRHAGGALGSHTMEVLRELGLDEAAIAALKSARVVG, encoded by the coding sequence ATGAAAGGCCCATTGTCCTCGCTGAAGATCCTCGACTTCTCCACCTTGCTGCCCGGTCCCTTCGCCTCGCTGCTGCTGGCCGACATGGGCGCTGAGGTGCTGCGGGTGGAGTCGCCCACCCGGATGGACCTGGTGCGCCTGCTGCCGCCCCACGATGGGGGCCAGTCCACCAGCCACGCCTACCTGAACCGCAACAAGCGCAGCATCGCGCTGGACCTGAAGCGGCCGGAGGCGGTGGAAATCGTCGGGCGGCTGGTGAAGGAGTACGACATCGTCCTGGAGCAGTTCCGCCCCGGCGTGATGGAGCGATTGGGGCTGGGTTACGAGGCCTTGAAGGCCATCAATCCCCGGCTGATCTACCTGTCCATCACCGGTTACGGCCAGACCGGCCCCTACCGCGACCGCGCCGGCCATGACATCAACTACCTGGCCCTTTCCGGCATCGCCAGCTACACCGGGCGCCGTGACAGCGGGCCGCTGCCGCTCGGCGTGCAACTGGCGGATATCGCCGGTGGCTCGCTGCACGGGGTGATGGGGCTGCTGGCGGCGGTGATCCATCGCCAGGCGACGGGGGAGGGGCAACAGGTGGACGTGAGCATGACCGACTGCGCCTTCGCCCTGCACGGCATGGCTGGTGCCGGCTACCTGGGAGCCGGGGTGGAGCCGGACATGGAGAACCAGGCGCTGAACGGTGGCAGCTTCTACGACTACTACCGCACCCGCGATGGCCGCTGGTTCTCGGTGGGCAGCCTGGAACCGCAGTTCATGGAACCCTTCTGCGCCGCCATCTGCCGTCCCGAGCTGGCGGCCAAGGGGCTGTCGCCGAACGCGGAAGACCAGCGGGCGCTGAAACGGGCCATCGAGATCGAGTTCGAGAAGCGCGACTTCGCCGAATGGCAGGCGCTGTTCGCCGGCCTGGACGCCTGCGTCGAGCCCATGCTGCCGCTCTCGGAGGCGGTGGAACACCCGCAGATTCGCGCCCGGGGCCTGGTGCAGGAGGTGCCCCGCGAAGGGCAGGCGCCGCAGCGGCAGATCGCCTGCCCGATCAAGTTCTCCGCCGGCCTGCCGCCGCCTCGCCATGCCGGTGGCGCCCTGGGCAGCCATACGATGGAGGTGCTCAGGGAACTGGGCCTGGACGAGGCCGCGATTGCCGCGTTGAAGTCCGCTCGGGTAGTGGGCTGA
- a CDS encoding dicarboxylate/amino acid:cation symporter — MSRQPFYKSLYVQVIVAIAVGILLGHFYPETGVALKPLGDGFVKLIKMAIAPIIFCTVVSGIAGMQDMKSVGKTGGYALLYFEIVSTIALIIGLVVVNVVQPGVGMHIDPTTLDTKGIAAFATAGEQQSTIGFLLNVIPSTVVGAFANGDILQVLFFSVIFAFALQRMGDYGKPVLEFIDRIAHVMFGIINMIMKVAPIGAFGAMAFTIGQYGVGSLVQLGQLMLCFYITCLFFILVVLGGICRAHGFSVVRLIRYIREELLIVLGTSSSESALPRMLKKMEQLGAQKSVVGLVIPTGYSFNLDGTSIYLTMAAVFIAQATDTPMDITHQLTLLAVLLVASKGAAGVTGSGFIVLAATLSAVGHLPVAGLALILGIDRFMSEARALTNLIGNGVATLVVAKWCKQLDEDTLQRELASGGKRLEEPVAAPQATA, encoded by the coding sequence ATGTCCCGCCAACCGTTCTACAAGAGCCTGTACGTCCAGGTCATCGTCGCCATCGCCGTCGGCATCCTGCTGGGGCACTTCTATCCGGAGACCGGCGTCGCGCTCAAACCCCTGGGTGACGGCTTCGTCAAACTCATCAAGATGGCCATCGCGCCCATCATCTTCTGCACCGTGGTCAGCGGCATCGCCGGCATGCAGGACATGAAATCGGTGGGCAAGACCGGCGGCTACGCGCTGCTGTACTTCGAGATCGTCTCCACCATCGCCCTGATCATCGGCCTGGTGGTGGTCAATGTCGTCCAGCCGGGCGTCGGCATGCACATCGACCCGACCACCCTGGACACCAAGGGCATCGCCGCCTTCGCCACCGCCGGCGAGCAGCAGAGCACCATCGGCTTCCTGCTCAATGTGATCCCCTCCACCGTGGTGGGCGCCTTCGCCAACGGCGACATCCTCCAGGTGCTGTTCTTCTCGGTGATCTTCGCCTTCGCCCTGCAGCGCATGGGTGACTACGGCAAGCCGGTGCTGGAGTTCATCGACCGCATCGCCCACGTGATGTTCGGCATCATCAACATGATCATGAAGGTCGCCCCCATCGGTGCCTTCGGTGCCATGGCCTTCACCATCGGCCAGTACGGCGTGGGCTCCCTGGTGCAGCTCGGCCAACTGATGCTGTGCTTCTACATCACCTGCCTGTTCTTCATCCTGGTGGTCCTGGGCGGCATCTGCCGCGCCCACGGCTTCAGCGTCGTGCGCCTGATCCGCTATATCCGCGAAGAACTGCTGATCGTCCTGGGCACTTCCTCGTCCGAATCCGCCCTGCCGCGCATGCTGAAGAAAATGGAACAGCTGGGCGCGCAGAAATCCGTGGTCGGCCTGGTGATCCCCACCGGTTACTCCTTCAACCTGGACGGCACCTCCATCTACCTGACCATGGCGGCCGTGTTCATCGCCCAGGCCACCGACACCCCGATGGACATCACCCACCAGCTCACCCTGCTGGCCGTGCTGCTGGTCGCCTCCAAGGGCGCCGCCGGCGTCACCGGTTCGGGCTTCATCGTCCTGGCCGCCACCCTGTCCGCCGTGGGCCACCTGCCGGTAGCCGGCCTGGCGCTGATCCTGGGTATCGACCGCTTCATGTCCGAGGCCCGCGCCCTGACCAACCTGATCGGCAATGGCGTCGCCACCCTCGTCGTCGCCAAGTGGTGCAAGCAACTGGACGAGGACACCCTGCAGCGTGAGCTGGCGTCGGGCGGCAAGCGCCTCGAAGAGCCGGTCGCCGCTCCGCAGGCCACCGCATGA
- a CDS encoding AraC family transcriptional regulator: MRERTIASHFVRAALRGAERRGLDCAPLLRIAGIQPALLEEPRARIAPEQFARLVQVLWEALDDEYMGFGLQRSKRGTFAMMCHAIIHCRSLEKALLRGTLFYGLFPDAPRIQLERDGDFAVLTVDDSPLWDPDHFLVESLLVIWHRLGSWLIGQRIRLEEARFHYAEPAHSAEYELLFPNPRVFGATRTCLRFHARYLAMPLLQDERTLKQFLLHSPADLLARPDGGDSLISQIRRLLGRDCRLWPDLEAVAHQLHTSPQTLRRHLREEGTSFQELKDHLRRDLAIYHLGRDELSIQDLAEQLGFSEPSAFHRAFKKWTGLTPGAYRAQEA; the protein is encoded by the coding sequence ATGCGCGAGCGCACCATCGCCAGCCATTTCGTTCGCGCCGCCCTGCGGGGCGCCGAGCGTCGAGGCCTGGATTGCGCCCCGCTGCTGCGCATCGCCGGCATCCAGCCCGCGCTGCTGGAGGAGCCCCGGGCGCGCATCGCCCCCGAGCAGTTCGCACGGCTCGTCCAGGTGCTCTGGGAGGCGCTGGACGACGAGTACATGGGCTTTGGCCTGCAACGCAGCAAGCGCGGCACCTTCGCCATGATGTGCCACGCCATCATCCATTGCCGCAGCCTGGAGAAAGCCCTGCTCCGGGGCACCCTGTTCTACGGGCTCTTTCCCGACGCCCCTCGCATCCAGCTGGAGCGGGACGGCGACTTCGCCGTGCTCACGGTGGACGACTCGCCGCTCTGGGACCCGGACCACTTCCTGGTGGAAAGCCTGCTGGTGATCTGGCATCGGCTCGGAAGCTGGCTCATCGGCCAGCGCATCCGCCTGGAAGAGGCCCGCTTCCACTATGCGGAGCCGGCCCACTCGGCAGAGTACGAACTGCTCTTTCCCAATCCTCGGGTCTTCGGCGCGACACGCACCTGCCTGCGCTTCCATGCCCGCTACCTGGCCATGCCGCTGCTGCAGGACGAGCGCACCCTCAAGCAGTTCCTCCTGCACTCCCCGGCTGACCTGCTGGCCCGCCCCGACGGCGGCGATAGCCTGATCAGCCAGATCCGACGCCTGCTGGGCCGCGACTGCCGACTCTGGCCGGACCTGGAAGCGGTGGCCCATCAGCTCCATACCAGTCCGCAGACCCTGCGCCGGCACCTGCGGGAGGAAGGCACGAGCTTCCAGGAACTCAAGGACCATCTGCGTCGGGACCTGGCCATCTACCACCTGGGTCGGGACGAGCTGTCCATCCAGGACCTGGCGGAGCAGCTGGGCTTCTCCGAGCCCTCGGCCTTTCATCGCGCCTTCAAGAAGTGGACGGGGCTGACGCCCGGCGCCTACCGCGCGCAAGAAGCCTGA